One window of the Macaca thibetana thibetana isolate TM-01 chromosome 1, ASM2454274v1, whole genome shotgun sequence genome contains the following:
- the IFI6 gene encoding interferon alpha-inducible protein 6 isoform X2 yields the protein MRQKAVSLFLCYLLLFTCSGVEAGKKERSESSDSGSGFWKALTFMAIGGGLAVAGLPALGFTGAGIAANSVAASLMSWSAIMNGGGVPAGGLVATLQSVDGVSLSPRLECNGAMA from the exons ATGCGGCAGAAGGCGGTATCGCTTTTCTTGTGCTACCTGCTGCTCTTCACTTGCAGCGGGGTGGAGGCAG GCAAGAAAGAGCGCTCGGAGAGCTCGGACAGCGGCTCCGGGTTCTGGAAGGCCCTGACCTTCATGGCCATCGGAGGAG GACTCGCGGTCGCCGGGCTGCCTGCGCTGGGCTTCACCGGCGCCGGCATCGCGGCCAACTCGGTGGCTGCCTCGCTGATGAGCTGGTCTGCGATCATGAATGGGGGCGGCGTCCCCGCCGGGGGGCTAGTGGCCACGCTGCAGAGCGTTG atggagtctcactgtcacccaggctggagtgcaatggtgcaatggcgtga
- the IFI6 gene encoding interferon alpha-inducible protein 6 isoform X1, which translates to MRQKAVSLFLCYLLLFTCSGVEAGKKERSESSDSGSGFWKALTFMAIGGGLAVAGLPALGFTGAGIAANSVAASLMSWSAIMNGGGVPAGGLVATLQSVGAGGSSIAMGKIGALLGYATHKYLDSEEDEE; encoded by the exons ATGCGGCAGAAGGCGGTATCGCTTTTCTTGTGCTACCTGCTGCTCTTCACTTGCAGCGGGGTGGAGGCAG GCAAGAAAGAGCGCTCGGAGAGCTCGGACAGCGGCTCCGGGTTCTGGAAGGCCCTGACCTTCATGGCCATCGGAGGAG GACTCGCGGTCGCCGGGCTGCCTGCGCTGGGCTTCACCGGCGCCGGCATCGCGGCCAACTCGGTGGCTGCCTCGCTGATGAGCTGGTCTGCGATCATGAATGGGGGCGGCGTCCCCGCCGGGGGGCTAGTGGCCACGCTGCAGAGCGTTG GGGCTGGCGGCAGCAGCATCGCCATGGGTAAAATAGGTGCCCTGCTGGGCTACGCCACCCACAAGTATCTCGATAGTGAGGAGGATGAAGAGTAG